One region of Oncorhynchus mykiss isolate Arlee chromosome 8, USDA_OmykA_1.1, whole genome shotgun sequence genomic DNA includes:
- the LOC110530207 gene encoding alpha-tocopherol transfer protein produces MNGSFSILLDIVCVCGGREMSYISDMSVKENYYEGDLNSLPDDSNVVQRYLLQLRQRAQKDVIDPQDRLNWSDSFLIKFLRARDFDVELSLKLLINYQRWRRECPEINANLHPSSVLGLLQNNYHGVLRDRDLSGSRVLIYRIGQWNPKDFTAYEVFRVSLITSELIVQETETQRNGLKAIFDMQGWCFAHALQINSSLAKMMSSVLTDSFPLKVRGIHLINEPIFFRPVFTMIRPFLTDKIKQRIHMHGSNFKETLSGFFSKDILPQEYGGSGPSMEEVCQEWTSHILQSEERLTQLSICPAGDEVTPDPETEPDPDS; encoded by the exons ATGAACGGAAGTTTCTCCATTCTCCTTGacatagtttgtgtgtgtggtgggcgGGAAATGTCATACATTTCCGACATGTCTGTAAAGGAGAATTATTACGAAGGAGACCTAAATAGTTTACCCGACGACTCCAATGTTGTCCAACGTTATTTATTACAACTGAGACAGAGGGCACAGAAAGACGTCATCGACCCGCAGGACAGGTTGAATTGGTCGGACAGTTTTTTAATAAAGTTTCTGAGAGCGAGAGACTTTGATGTTGAGCTGTCACTGAAG CTACTAATTAATTACCAGCGTTGGAGGAGAGAGTGCCCAGAGATCAATGCCAACCTGCACCCGTCCTCTGTCCTGGGACTCCTCCAGAATAACTACCATGGAGTGCTGAGGGACCGGGACCTCAGTGGCAGCAGAGTGCTCATCTATAGGATAG GTCAGTGGAACCCTAAAGATTTCACAGCTTACGAGGTGTTCCGTGTCAGTCTGATCACATCTGAGCTGATCGTCCAGGAGACCGAGACCCAGAGGAATGGACTGAAGGCCATTTTCGACATGCAGGGATGGTGCTTCGCTCATGCCCTACAGATCAACTCCTCCCTGGCAAAGATGATGTCCTCTGTGCTCACG GACTCGTTTCCTCTGAAGGTGCGAGGGATCCATCTGATCAATGAGCCCATATTCTTCAGACCCGTCTTCACCATGATCCGTCCATTCCTGACTGATAAGATCAAACAGCGG ATCCACATGCACGGCAGTAATTTCAAAGAGACGCTGAGTGGCTTCTTCTCCAAAGACATCCTCCCCCAGGAGTACGGGGGCAGCGGCCCCTCcatggaggaggtgtgtcagGAGTGGACCTCCCACATTCTGCAGTCTGAGGAACGCCTCACCCAGCTCTCCATCTGCCCTGCAGGAGATGAGGTCACCCCAGACCCAGAGACAGAACCTGACCCTGACAGCTAG